Genomic segment of Rhodococcus rhodochrous:
GGCAGGCGTACTTCCACCTGCGCAACCGGCTCGTCGTGGCCGCGCTGCACCAGCACGGCGACCCCAAGGCGATGGTGCTCGACACCATCAAGGCCACGATCAAGCACCTCGTGTGCCTCGAGTACTCGACGGTCGCGATCCAGAACAAGGCCATCGAGGACTTCCTCGCCGGCCCGGAGAACCTGTTCGATCTGCTGCCGCGCGCCCTCGGCGAGGTGCACGCACTGCGGAAGAACTTCCCCGACGCGGTGGTGCTGCCGTCGTCGACCGAACTGCCGATGGCATCCGGCGCCGAGGTCGGCGCCGTGGGCCTGCCCGAGGGTGCGGTCGCGAAGGTCAAGCGTCTCGCGAAGGGTGTACTGCACAACGTGCGCCCCGAGAACCGCGAGCACCACGAGCGGCCGCAGCTGAACGTGCCGACCATCGACGCGCGGTGGTTCCTGCTCTCGCAGGTCGACGGCGTGACGGTCACCACGGCGGACGGTCGGGGTGTCGTCTACCGTAAGCGCGATCGTGCGCAGGCCCAGGCCCTGCTCACGGAGGCGCTCCGGTTGCGACGCGAACTCGCTCGCCGGTTCCCCGAGATGAAGAAGCGGTACCGGGACGCGGTTCCCGCCCTGACCAGCAAGGAGGAGTGGGAGCGTGTCTTCGGTATCGGCAACTGACAGCAGCGCTGCGGCCACGACCGCAGACGGTGCGGCCGCGAACGGTGCAGCCGCGGACGGTGCGGCCGCACGTCACTGGAGGAGCACCGACACCGAGGTCCGGATCCTGCAGACCGTCCAGGCCACCGCCGGTGCCGTGCCCGCCGCGACGAAGATCGCCCGCGGCATGTCGCACTTCGGTGAGCACGCTCTCGGCTGGATCGCGATCGGCGCCGCCGGCGCCCTCGTCGACCGTCCCCGTCGCCGGAAGTGGGCGAGCGTGGCGGTCGGTGCGTTCGGTGCCCACGCGGCGTCCGTCGTGATCAAGCGGGTCGTGCGCCGTCCGCGGCCGGTCGATCCGACGGTGCAGGTCAACGTGTCCACGCCGAGCCGGTTGAGCTTCCCGTCGTCGCATGTGACGTCCACGACTGCGGCGGCCGTGCTGCTCGCCCGCACCACCGGGCTACCCTTTCCCGCGGTGCTCGTGCCGCCCATGATGCTGTCCCGCCTGGTGTTGGGCGTGCACTATCCGACGGATGTACTGGCGGGTGCGGCACTCGGTGCAGCGTCCGCGGCCGTCGTGGCGCGGGCAGAGACGAAGTGGGGAGATCGATGAGCGAGGAACCGGCGCCCGTCAAGGAGGCGCCCAAGAGCCTGGGCGCCGGGATCGTCAAGGCGGTCCGTCCCCGACAGTGGGTGAAGAACGTCCTGGTGCTTGCGGCCCCGATGGCGGCCGGCTCGGTCACCCAGGTCGACGTGCTGCTGCCCGTCGCGCTCGCCTTCGTCGTCTTCTGCATGGCCGCCTCGGGTATCTACCTCGTCAACGACGCGATGGACGTCGAGGCCGACCGTGCACACCCCACCAAGCGGTTCCGGCCCATCGCGGCCGGCGTGCTCCCGGTGCGAATCGCATACGTCCTCGCGGCGGTGCTGCTCGTCGGCTCGATCGCGCTGTCGTTCGTCGCGAACTGGCAGCTCGCCGTGGTCATGGCGGTGTACATCGGTATCCAGCTCGCGTACTGCTTCGGGCTCAAGCACCAGGCCGTGCTCGACATCTGCATCGTCTCGTCGGGCTTCCTGATCCGTGCCATCGCCGGCGGTGTGGCCGCCGAGATCCCGCTGTCGCAGTGGTTCCTGCTGATCATGGCGTTCGGGTCGCTGTTCATGGCGGCCGGCAAGCGGTACGCCGAGCTGCGCCTCGCGACCCGCACCGGTGCGAAGATCCGCAAGTCGCTCGAGTACTACACCGAGACCTACCTGCGGTTCGTGTGGACGGTCGCGGCGACGGCAGTCGTGCTCTGCTACGGCCTGTGGGCGTTCGAGCAGGACAACATGGCCGGTTCCAACTGGTACGCGATCTCGATGATCCCGTTCGTCGTCGCCATCCTGCGCTATGCGGTCGACGTCGACGGCGGTGAAGCCGGCGAACCCGAGGAGATCGCCCTGAAGGACCGGGTGCTGCAGTTGCTCGCAGTGGTGTGGATCCTGGTGGTCGGCGGTGCTGTCTACCTCTTCTGACGTCGTGCGCGGCGTCCACGACACCGAGGCCGGACCGTCCCGTACGGTCCGGCCCGTTCGGCGCGACCGCCTCGCCCGCGGCGTGTTCGCCGCCGGCGTGGTCGTCTCCGCGTTCCTGATGTTCTGGGGAGCGTGGGAGCGACGCTGGATCGCCGACGACGGTCTCATCGTCCTGCGGACCGTGCGCAACCTCCTCGCCGGCAACGGGCCGGTGTTCAACGCGGGGGAGCGCGTGGAGGCCAACACCTCCACGGCGTGGACGTACATCGTCTATGCCGGTGGGTGGCTCACCGGCATCCGCCTCGAATACGTCGTACTCACGATCGCGCTCCTGCTGTCGACGGGCGCGATCGTCCTCGCCATGTTCGGCGCGGCCCGCCTGTACCGGTGGCGGCTGCGCGCGACCACCGGGACGGTACTGCTCCTGCCCGCCGGAGTCCTCGTCTACATCGCAGTGCCTCCGGCCCGCGACTTCGCCACCTCGGGCCTCGAGTCCTGCCTGGTGATCTTCTGGCTGGGTCTGCTGTGGTTGCTCATGGCCCGATGGGCGACCCCCACGCCGGGAGGGGACGGATCGCTCCCGGGCACGGGGCAGATCCTCGCCACGGCGTTCGTCGCCGGACTCGGCCCGCTCGTACGACCCGAACTCGCGCTGGTCGCGGTGCTCGCGCTCGCGATGCTGTTCCTCGCACCCGGCCTCGACCTGCGCATCCGCGTCGCGATGGTCGCGGTCGCCGGGGCGATCCCGGTCGGCTACCAGATCTGGCGCATGGGCTATTACGGACTGCCCTATCCCAACACCGCGGTCGCCAAGGACGCCGGTGGTGCCAAGTGGTCGCAGGGCCTCGAGTATCTCGGCAATCTGGTCTCGCCCTATCTGCTGTGGCTGCCGCTGTTGTTCCTCACAATCCTCGCCGCGCTCGTCTTCGCGACCAGCCGTGACGCGGCCCGCCCCGGTGCCGCGGCCGCGCGTCCCGATCCGCGCGACGTGCGGGCGACACTGTCCTGGGCGCAGAACCTGTTGCGCACCCCGACCGCCGTCGTCCTGCTGTTCCTCGGTTCCGGTGTGCTGCTCGCGCTGTATTCGCTGCGTGTGGGCGGCGACTTCATGCACGGCCGCGTCCTCCTGCCGCCGCTGTTCTGCCTGCTCCTGCCCGTCGCCGTCGTCCCGCTGCGGATCCCGGACCGGACGGAGATCGGCAACAATCGGCCCACGCAGGTCGCGGGTGTGCTGGCCGTGCTGTGGCTGGGCACCGTCGTGTGGACGGCCGCCGCGGCCAACACCACCGGAATGACCGAAGGCGCCGTGGTCGGCCGCTCCGGCATCGTCGACGAGCGCGCCTTCTACGCTCTCAACACCGGGCATCTGCATCCCATCCTGGCCGAGGACTATCTCGACTACCCGCGCATGCGGGCCATGGTCGAGGCCATCGCGAACACCCCGAACGGTGGACTGCTGCTGCCGACTCCCTCCTACGACGCGTGGGACGTCGTGCCGCCGCCCGAGCCCATCCCGCCGGGCGGCGCCGGACATACGGTGTTCTTCCTGAACCTGGGTATGACCAGCATGAACACGGGTCTGGACGTGCGGGTCGTCGACCAGATGGGTCTGGCCTACCCGCTCGCCGCGCACACCGAGCGTCTCGAGGACGGCCGGATCGGCCACGACAAGATCCTGTTCCCCGACTGGGTGGTCGCCGATTCGGGCATGGTCGACGTGCATCCGTGGATGCCGGGCTATCTCGACGAGGACTGGGTCGCGATGGCGAAGACCGCGCTGACCTGTCCCGAGACCCGGGAGTTGATCGATTCCTCGAGTGCGGAACTGACCTGGCCGCTGTTCAAGAGGAACCTGCGCAACGCGCTCGACTACGCCTCGTACCGGATCGAACGGGTGCCGGAATACGAGATCCAGCGTTGTGACCTGCCGATGCCACCGCCGCGGGGGTGACGGCCGGACACCGAGATCAACTTGGCCCCCTTCAACCGTCTCGATAGGATCACGGCGCATCACGGATGGGTAACTTTCCGGCAGCGCGTGCTTGACCTACAGGTCAAGAGGTGCCCAAGAGCTGTTGAAACCAGGGTTTGTCAGAGATCACGCGGTCCTTTACAGTTTTGACCGCAGTGTGACTTGGGGCGGCCTTCCGCGGTCGTCATCGCCGGAATCCGGGGGACGCGAACGCGGACGCCGCAGACGAGAAAGAGAGCATTGTTCATGCGTTTTGTCCCGAGGTTGAGGCAGGGCCTTCGACGGCGACTGCTCGGCACCGCCGCCGCAGCTCTGGTCCTCCCCGTGGCTGCCGGCCTCGTCGGAACCACCGCCGCCGTCGCCGCGCCGGCGCAGGGAGCGCCGGTCTCGCACCGCGCACCTGCAGGGGGCTTCGAAGAGGTCTTCGTCGAGTCCGACATGGGCCCGATCAAGGTTCAGATCCAGTGGGCCGCGCGCGGTGGCGACGCGGCGCTCTACATGCTCGACGGCCTTCGCGCTCGGGACGACGCGAACGCCTGGACGTTCGAGACGAACGCCCTGCAGCAGTTCGCGAACGACAACGTCAGCCTGATCATGCCGGTCGGCGGACAGTCGAGCTTCTACACCGACTGGTACGCGCCGTCCAACCTGAACGGCCAGGACATCACCTACAAGTGGGAGACGTTCCTGACGGAGCAGCTGCCCGACTACCTCGCCACCCGTGGTGTCTCGCGCAACAACAACGGCATCCTCGGCCTGTCGATGGGTGGCTCCGCCGCTCTGACGCTGGCCGCCTACCACCGCGACCAGTTCAAGTTCGCGTCGTCGCTGTCCGGCTACCTGAACCTGTCGGCTCCCGGCATGCGTGAGGCCATCCGCGTGGCGATGCTCGACGCCGGCCGCTTCAACGTCGATTCGATGTGGGGCCCGCCGTGGAGCCCGTCCTGGCTGCGCAACGACCCGTTCGTCTTCGCTCCGAAGCTCGAGGGTCTGTCGCTCTACATCTCGGCCGCCAGCGGTCTGCCCGGTGAGCACGACAACCCGCAGGGCTTCGTCGGCTACTACAACACGGCCAACGGCATGGCGCTCGAGGCGCTGTCCCTCGCCCAGACCCGCGCGTTCCAGCTCAAGCTGGCCACGCTCGGCATCCCGGCCACCTTCGACTTCCCGGCGCGCGGCACGCACGCATGGAAGTACTGGGAGGATCAGCTGTGGAAGGCGCGCCCGCAGATCCTCGAGGCGCTGAACGCGTTCTGATCTCCGGTACGCACTGCTAGCGACGACGCCGCCCACTCATCATCCGAGGAGTGGGCGGCGTCGTAACTTTCTGCAACAATTTTCTCACCTGTCACAGCGCGGCACCCGCGATTCCGGGTGCCGTCGGTGTAGAAACAAAATCCGGGACTCCGATATCCCGGGTCGGCACACCCAGCCGGGGCGCCCTGCCACTGCCGCCGTCGCGGTCCACCCGAAGCCGCACTTCGGCAGGAAATCCGGCAACGCAGAAAGTGAGCGATGCAGATGCGAACTGAGCTCGAGCACGGGGAGCGACGGACTGGGCCGAGTAGGAGAGCGGCTCGCGTTGCGGGTGCGCGGAGCCGCAGATCCCGTGCGCTCGCGCTGATCGCCGCCGCCCTCGTCGCGCCCGTCGCCGCAGGTCTGACCACCGTCTCGGTGGCCACCGCCGATCCGCTCATCGCCCAGTCCGGCCCGACGAGTACCGCCGGTGTCACCGTCCGATCCGTCGATTGGCTCACCGATCGTCGTGTCGCCCTGTGGATCGACTCGCCGTCGATGGGGACGCCGATCCAGGTGCAGCTGCTGCTCGCGCGCGACTGGAACAGCAAGCCCGATGCGAAGTTCCCGTCGGTGTTCATGCTCGACGGCATGCGCGCCCGCGACGACGAGAACGGGTGGACGCTCGAGACCGACGCGGAAGCGTTCTTCGCCGACAAGAACGTCAACGTCGTGCTGCCGGTGGGCGGCCAGTCGAGCTTCTACTCCGACTGGATCGACCAGAACAACGGACAGAACTACAAGTGGGAGACCTTCTTGACGAAGGAACTTCCCCCGCTCCTCGAACGCGACTGGCGCACCACCGACAAGCGTGGCGTCGTCGGCCTCTCGATGGGCGGTACCGCCGCGATGTTCCTGCCCGCCCGCAACCCGGGCTTCGCGCAGTTCGCGGCATCGCTGTCCGGCATCCTCACCACGACCACCCTCGGCATGCCCGAGGCCATCCACTACGCCATGCAGGACGCCGGAGGTTTCGACTCCGAGGCGATGTGGGGTGCGCCCGGCTCCGACGGCTGGGAGTCGCACGATCCCTACCTGCTCGCCGACAAGCTCAAGGGCGTGAGCCTGTACGTCTCGAGCGGCAGCGGCACCACCGGCCCGTACGACGACCCGTCGGGCATCCCCGGTGTCAGCACCAACTACGCCGGCATGGGCCTCGAGATCCTCTCGCGCCTCACCTCGCAGGCGTTCGCGACGAAGCTCAAGAAGCAGGGCATCCCGGCCCAGATCGTGTACCGGCCGTCGGGCACCCACACGTGGAAGTACTGGGAGTTCGAACTGCACCAGCTGTGGCCGCAGCTCGCCAACACCCTCGGGGTCGGGGTCGACAAGCCCGAGTGCCAGGCCACCGGTGCCTTCGGCGACGTGGCGAACGCGAACGGCTGGCTCGGCGACTGCCTCACCGGTGAATACGACGTCGCCGGTGGCAAGGTGCAGGACTTCCGCTTCGGCCGCGTCTTCTCGTCCGAGGGCACGACGGTGCCGGTCGCGGGTGCGATCGGCGGCGCCTACCAGGGCGTCGGCGGTCCGGCCGGGCAGCTCGGCTACCCGACCACCGAGGAACGCGTCGCTCCCGACGGACGCGGACGGTTCAACCACTTCCGGAACGGCGCGATCTACTGGACGCCCGAGCACGGCGCCCACGCGGTCCGCGGCAAGATCTTCGAGGAATGGAAGAACCAGGGCTGGGAGGGCGGCCCCCTCGGCTACCCGATCCTCGACGAGGCGGCGACCCCCGACGGTCGCGGCGCGGTCCAGGGCTTCGAGATCGGTGCCATGTACTGGAGCGAGGACACCGGCGCCGACGGCGTGCAGGGCATGATCCTCGACAAGTACTCCCAGCTCGGCTACGAGACCGGCATCCTGGGCTACCCGACGAGCAGCGAGAAGCCCGCAGGGCGCGACGGTCGCTTCAACGAGTTCCAGCACGGCAACATCTACTGGAGCCCGCTCACCGGCGCCTGGCCGGTCCGCGGCAAGATCCTCGAGGCGTGGCTCGCCGAGAAGGGTGCCGAAGGACGTCTGGGTCTGCCGATCAGCGACGAGTTCCCGGCCGTGGACGGCAAGGGCGTGCAGCAGAACTTCCAGAACGGATTCATCACCCTCGACGGCGACGAGGTGAAGCTGCAGCCGTAAACGGAAAGACAGCGGGACGGCCCGTGCAGACCGGGGGAGGCGGGACGCTTCTACCGGTCTGCACGGGCCGCTCTGTAGCCTGGGGCGCATCTGACCAAGTTCGACCGACATCCCGGATGTGAGGACCCCACCACATGCCTTCACGGACCCGCTCGCGCTCGACCCGAGTCCTCGGCGCCCTCGCCGCGGCACTGACCGCCACGGCAGTTCTCTCCGCGTGCGGAAGCGACGACTCCACCGCGACGAACACGCCGACGACGTCTGCCACCACGGAGACCTCGACGTCGACATCGACCTCCGCGGCCGAGACGTCCACCGGCGCCGCGGGGACGGAGACCACGGACGAGGCCGAGACGAGCGACGCGTCCCCGGCTCCGTCGTCGCCCGGCGCCGGAGAGGACACGGGAGCCGGTGCGGGCACACCCGCTCCCTCGCCGGGCGCACAGGCCTTCCTCGACGGCCTCCGTGCCGAAGGTGTCGAGCCCAACGATGAGACCGGCGCGGTGAACATCGCCGACTACATCTGCAGCGCCCAGGCGCAGGGTGGGTCTCCGGAGGAGATCAAGGTGTTCGTGACCGCGCTCGTGGGTAGTGATGCTGCAGCCGGTGGTGTCGAGTTGTCGGAGGAGCAGGCCTCCTCGACGGCCGACACGTACATCGCCGTCGCCGGCGAGACGTACTGCAACTAGGAAACGCGGGGACAGCACGAATGGTCAGGACGAAGCAGCGTCGCGGACGCAGGATCGTGGTCGTGGGGGCGCTGCTCGTCCTGGCGATCGTGCTGGTGCTCTGGTACATGCTCGCGGGGCGGCTGGACATCCCGTCGCCCGTTCCCACCCCGCCCGGGCCGGAGGAGCCGCAGTCGCAGCCGGCCTCGTGCCCCGACGTGCAGGTCGTCGCGGTGCCGGGCACATGGGAGTCCGCGGTGGGCGACGATCCGTACGCTCCGGCCGCGAACCCGTACTCGCTCATGCTCAACGTGACGAGGCCGCTGCAGGAGCGTTTCGACGCCCAGCGCGCCGACGTCTACACGGTGCCGTACGTCGCGCAGTTCTCGAACCCCATCGCGATCCCGCCGGACGGCCAGCAGTCCTACAACAACAGTCGTAGTGAGGGATTCGCGGCAACCACCGACATCCTCGCGCGACGCTCGGCCGAGTGCCCGCTGACCACCTATGTGCTCACCGGCTTCTCGCAGGGTGCCGTGATCGTGGGAGACGTCGCCGCGCAGATCGGTGCCGGCAACGGTCCGGTGCCCGCCGACCGGGTGCTCGGTGTCGCGCTCATCGCCGACGGTCGCCGCGACGGGGCCTCGGGCACCGACATCGGTGCGCCCGTCGCCGGAGTGGGCGCCGAACTGTCGCTCGACGGCCTGAGACTGCCGGGTATCACGATGACCGGTGCGCGTCCCGGTGGCTTCGGGGAGCTCGACGACCGCACCATCCAGATCTGCGCGCCCAGCGACAGCATCTGCGACGCACCGCCGAACGCGCTGAATCCCGCCAATTGGATGTCGGCCGCTCCGCGCCTGCTCGAGTACGTCAACAACCCGATCCACGCGATGTACAACACCTATGTCGTGGACGAGAACGGCACGACCGCGACGCAGTGGATCGCGAACTGGGCGGCGGAGAAGATCGACGCCGCACCGGAACCCGCAGAAGAATGAGCTACGGCCGTCGCGACATGCGGCGACGGCGCGGGCCGAAGTGAGCCCTCCCACATATTACTCGCGAGTAGTGTCCGATCTCACCACCCGGTACACTCGAATGACGGGCTGCCTTTAGACTCATCCCTCGGCTGCGTGCCCGGCCGTCCGGGATCGTGGCGCACGACGACTGCCACAGGAGAAGAGGTTCATGGTGCCAGCGACGGCACGGCGAACGGCCGGCCCCCTCCGGGGGCGTAGCGACGGCCCGCGACGGGGAATGATCCTTGTCACGAGCTCTCGTGTCGGTCGGGCGTACGTACCGGGGCGCCGGTCCTGGGCGGCGGAGGGTGGCGGGTCGCATCGCCGGGGGGTATCGGCGTCGAAAAACCGTCGCACACAAACGGATCGTGTGCTCTTCTCATTCGACGGGCACGGAATGTGTGTGTGAAGACGACCATGTCGTATCTTTGTGTTTCCCGTGTGC
This window contains:
- a CDS encoding alpha/beta hydrolase; the protein is MRFVPRLRQGLRRRLLGTAAAALVLPVAAGLVGTTAAVAAPAQGAPVSHRAPAGGFEEVFVESDMGPIKVQIQWAARGGDAALYMLDGLRARDDANAWTFETNALQQFANDNVSLIMPVGGQSSFYTDWYAPSNLNGQDITYKWETFLTEQLPDYLATRGVSRNNNGILGLSMGGSAALTLAAYHRDQFKFASSLSGYLNLSAPGMREAIRVAMLDAGRFNVDSMWGPPWSPSWLRNDPFVFAPKLEGLSLYISAASGLPGEHDNPQGFVGYYNTANGMALEALSLAQTRAFQLKLATLGIPATFDFPARGTHAWKYWEDQLWKARPQILEALNAF
- a CDS encoding decaprenyl-phosphate phosphoribosyltransferase — encoded protein: MSEEPAPVKEAPKSLGAGIVKAVRPRQWVKNVLVLAAPMAAGSVTQVDVLLPVALAFVVFCMAASGIYLVNDAMDVEADRAHPTKRFRPIAAGVLPVRIAYVLAAVLLVGSIALSFVANWQLAVVMAVYIGIQLAYCFGLKHQAVLDICIVSSGFLIRAIAGGVAAEIPLSQWFLLIMAFGSLFMAAGKRYAELRLATRTGAKIRKSLEYYTETYLRFVWTVAATAVVLCYGLWAFEQDNMAGSNWYAISMIPFVVAILRYAVDVDGGEAGEPEEIALKDRVLQLLAVVWILVVGGAVYLF
- a CDS encoding phosphatase PAP2 family protein, giving the protein MLQTVQATAGAVPAATKIARGMSHFGEHALGWIAIGAAGALVDRPRRRKWASVAVGAFGAHAASVVIKRVVRRPRPVDPTVQVNVSTPSRLSFPSSHVTSTTAAAVLLARTTGLPFPAVLVPPMMLSRLVLGVHYPTDVLAGAALGAASAAVVARAETKWGDR
- a CDS encoding DUF732 domain-containing protein, which produces MPSRTRSRSTRVLGALAAALTATAVLSACGSDDSTATNTPTTSATTETSTSTSTSAAETSTGAAGTETTDEAETSDASPAPSSPGAGEDTGAGAGTPAPSPGAQAFLDGLRAEGVEPNDETGAVNIADYICSAQAQGGSPEEIKVFVTALVGSDAAAGGVELSEEQASSTADTYIAVAGETYCN
- a CDS encoding cutinase family protein, which encodes MVRTKQRRGRRIVVVGALLVLAIVLVLWYMLAGRLDIPSPVPTPPGPEEPQSQPASCPDVQVVAVPGTWESAVGDDPYAPAANPYSLMLNVTRPLQERFDAQRADVYTVPYVAQFSNPIAIPPDGQQSYNNSRSEGFAATTDILARRSAECPLTTYVLTGFSQGAVIVGDVAAQIGAGNGPVPADRVLGVALIADGRRDGASGTDIGAPVAGVGAELSLDGLRLPGITMTGARPGGFGELDDRTIQICAPSDSICDAPPNALNPANWMSAAPRLLEYVNNPIHAMYNTYVVDENGTTATQWIANWAAEKIDAAPEPAEE
- a CDS encoding alpha/beta hydrolase-fold protein is translated as MQMRTELEHGERRTGPSRRAARVAGARSRRSRALALIAAALVAPVAAGLTTVSVATADPLIAQSGPTSTAGVTVRSVDWLTDRRVALWIDSPSMGTPIQVQLLLARDWNSKPDAKFPSVFMLDGMRARDDENGWTLETDAEAFFADKNVNVVLPVGGQSSFYSDWIDQNNGQNYKWETFLTKELPPLLERDWRTTDKRGVVGLSMGGTAAMFLPARNPGFAQFAASLSGILTTTTLGMPEAIHYAMQDAGGFDSEAMWGAPGSDGWESHDPYLLADKLKGVSLYVSSGSGTTGPYDDPSGIPGVSTNYAGMGLEILSRLTSQAFATKLKKQGIPAQIVYRPSGTHTWKYWEFELHQLWPQLANTLGVGVDKPECQATGAFGDVANANGWLGDCLTGEYDVAGGKVQDFRFGRVFSSEGTTVPVAGAIGGAYQGVGGPAGQLGYPTTEERVAPDGRGRFNHFRNGAIYWTPEHGAHAVRGKIFEEWKNQGWEGGPLGYPILDEAATPDGRGAVQGFEIGAMYWSEDTGADGVQGMILDKYSQLGYETGILGYPTSSEKPAGRDGRFNEFQHGNIYWSPLTGAWPVRGKILEAWLAEKGAEGRLGLPISDEFPAVDGKGVQQNFQNGFITLDGDEVKLQP
- the zomB gene encoding flagellar motor control protein ZomB, coding for MRGVHDTEAGPSRTVRPVRRDRLARGVFAAGVVVSAFLMFWGAWERRWIADDGLIVLRTVRNLLAGNGPVFNAGERVEANTSTAWTYIVYAGGWLTGIRLEYVVLTIALLLSTGAIVLAMFGAARLYRWRLRATTGTVLLLPAGVLVYIAVPPARDFATSGLESCLVIFWLGLLWLLMARWATPTPGGDGSLPGTGQILATAFVAGLGPLVRPELALVAVLALAMLFLAPGLDLRIRVAMVAVAGAIPVGYQIWRMGYYGLPYPNTAVAKDAGGAKWSQGLEYLGNLVSPYLLWLPLLFLTILAALVFATSRDAARPGAAAARPDPRDVRATLSWAQNLLRTPTAVVLLFLGSGVLLALYSLRVGGDFMHGRVLLPPLFCLLLPVAVVPLRIPDRTEIGNNRPTQVAGVLAVLWLGTVVWTAAAANTTGMTEGAVVGRSGIVDERAFYALNTGHLHPILAEDYLDYPRMRAMVEAIANTPNGGLLLPTPSYDAWDVVPPPEPIPPGGAGHTVFFLNLGMTSMNTGLDVRVVDQMGLAYPLAAHTERLEDGRIGHDKILFPDWVVADSGMVDVHPWMPGYLDEDWVAMAKTALTCPETRELIDSSSAELTWPLFKRNLRNALDYASYRIERVPEYEIQRCDLPMPPPRG